The DNA window GCGAGAGCAGAAGCGCCATTAGTGCCAAGTGATCTCGAGAGGGTGATTTTTGGTATGGTCTCATGGACAACAATATATTGTTGTAAGATTAGGTGGTCTAGGTGGTCTtgcagaggagaaaaaaaggggTGCGAGGCTGCAGGGAAAGAAAGAGCAAAGGAGTAGTTTAgctattttgttttgtgatttttgatAAGGGAAATAAAGTggaaaactaataaaaatcgACAACTATAGATGAGCGGAGGTAACTTTTGCTTATCAACCATTTTAATAGAGctaattttgcaaatatataaatattggaTATAATTAAAATGGACAACAATTAAgtgaagtaaaaaatatattaatatgtttttatacttTGAATAACAAAAGTACACAaagattaaatataaactaaatcTAGCCGCGCAAATGCGCGGGCCACCtgctagttatatatataaagtaatataaaaaagagacACCACGTTTATTCTCACTTGGATCGGACAACTCCTAAAAaaagtgattttttggataaaaaatgattttttgatCGGACAAATCCTGAAAAAATAACGtaattttttgattattttttaaaagtgtaAACGGACTgggaagtttttttaaaaaaaggaaaactacGTACACAATTTGTTACAACCGTTACAaataagaggaaaaagaaaaaaaatactgcgTATGCAGGGAATCGgactaagatttttttaaaaaaaactatgtgaaataagagaaaaaaaggaaaaatcatGTTTGTGTGGAATTGGACTAGATctattatgtatatatgctagaaattctaagattaatcgaaaaaaataagagaaaagattaatcaaagaaaaataagagaaaagataaatCGGATGAATATTTACTATAACAGAAAAGATTAGGTCGACAGATAAGATTTTCGATCAGACAAACGATCATTCGAAGACGAATAACATAAAAGATCAGGTCGCcagatcatatttttattttctccgtATATAATGgaagatattaaaaaaagggaaaaaatcaaTCGGACATATCAATGTTTCTATAAGAGAAACTATGACTTAAAAGCGgacaaaaaattggaaaagaaTCAAAAGGAAATTAGGACTTTGGAAACGGACAAGTATACTTTGTAATTTGTGTGAAACACCTTGGATATCATGTGagaaaaagatttatttgttaccaatttattttgtaaatcaTGATGAAAATGAACGGTTGGATATCGTGCAAtattaaacttaaaaacttAATCTCATAtacctaaaaatattgtagtattattattagatttattatattattaagataatataaaagaagtcattgttttattttacatggaacatcaaatataaaagtttgatttaAGTTAGGACCAGGACTAAGTTTAAAGCTATATTACCACTTtcagtatttatattttacaataatatttgaaactatatttgatattatataagaACTTTTATAACgaagtaatatatatgaagaGAAGATGACAATATCAGTATGAAGATGCAGGGAAGAAGTAATATTAtgccataaattttatacaagtttAATCTATTATAGTAAgatctattatattatcaagataatataaaataagtcactgttttattttgtattttgtgtagagcattaaatataagagTTTGATCTAGCTAGTATATTATcacttttaatatttatattttataatataatataaaactatatttaatattatataaaaaatttgataacaaaaTTAGGCTCGCACTCAGCGCGCGGGATGATGCTAGTTAATTCCCATTCAGGGAGGAGGAAACCACCGTTCGTGgttcgcgcgcgcgcgcgtgtggcTACTCTGAATCCAGACAGGCGGCGATGCAGACGAGCCACGAGGCGGATGAATTGAGGAAGGAAGCGCAGaagatggatcgatcgagcatTCCGATGCCGCTGCTGTCAACGACGTGTGGCGGTGGATCGGTCATTTGATGATTAACGGAGATGATTGTTGGGCCGGTGGTTGATCCAGTTCGGACTAACAAGGCCCATGCATGCGATGCCACCTCCGACGTTTGGCAAAGGAAAAAGTTCATCGGTAGAGCCTCAACTTAACGTTGAGTTGTCTGAGAGAAGCTTCAAAACTAGAAATGTGGCAGTCCTCTGCCCACAATTGTACCATGAATTCCATGCCAAACTCATCAAAGACTGAGTACGAACTAGATGGTGAGTTGGACTTTTCGATGGCACCTAAACAAGATAAGTCATTAACTTAACATACttgtataatttaaaatgggTTTATCTCTTACAGTAACTTGTGcataaaattctttttttttttgcaaaaaagcaCGCTTTTAATAGCTTGAAAAACATGCTTACATAAAATAGGAATAAGTTCGTCCTGAACGCAGCCTAAAAACTTCCTTTCTACTCTATAATATGCAGTGACGATTTTAGTCCTGAACAATTCAGGACGACAGGCGTCACACCAAATCGATCGTCTCTTTTACCTCACCGTTGGAATCAACTCCCTCTTCCACATTATCCATCAGTAGCCGTCATAGTTGTCACCGACAACTTCTTGAAGGAGATGACCGAGAGAGATGGCAAGAGGTCCAATCACATGTTGGAGTTCCTAAAAGAAATCCCTGAACCCAAATAGATCTCTTTAGGGTCCAAAAGCTAAatacgaaaaaaaatttagtttggCTCCTTTGGTACCGCCCAAGTTTGATTCATATTCCTCATGCGTAGAACTGCATCTAATGACTCCttaaactattaaaattgATGCAAACTAAATATTATGTTAGAGGTGATTGCCTGAGATTcaattgtttgaattttttacccCCAATGAATATCTACGTCTTGACACTGATGCTTATTTTGGTTGTGGGGGACGGTTGATCAATTGAGCTAGCATGCATTTAGGGGTgtcctttcctttccttctcgTTGTCGGGTTGCTCAATGGTTATCGACCACCATTGTCCGGAGTAGAACAAAGAGGGACAAAATCCACTTTAACTGCCTCACCTATAGGCCAATGACATGACCTAGCCTAGCATTATCGTACAACAACACCAAATAATGCGTGTTCGTTGGAGAATGAcaacgaaaaacgtagtaatatattagtacataattaattaattaataattattaaaaatataaaatagattaatatgattttttaaaattttctatagattttttaaaaaaacacaccgtttagtagttcgagaaATCTGCGCACAGAAAATGAGAtgaataagttaactaagcggGGACGGTGAATACGGCCTAGAACCATCTCCCACGGAACCACAGTACCGATACCAGTCCCAAGACACAATACTGCTATCAACGGTAACAGTTCCTTTTATTCAGCCTGCATTGTAAATTTTGATGCTATTTATGATTGGCACAAAGAGCTAGAAGTTCTGTTTACACAAATGCtacagagacttttttttgcatataaaaaggaaacgTTTTTTATTCTGTCTACGTGTTACATGTGCTAGATTTTGCTATAGCTGGCAGAAATTGATGAATCGATTATCAATGAACAAGTGGgtctcaaaaatatttaaaacctaataaatttaatttcaagaTCCCACTGAATGCTACACTCTCTCTGTATACAGACACACACGTACGAGGTCAATCAAGCGTCGAGATCgacgtacatatataaataataagatGTATTTATAAGaccagattaatttatttgaccCATGCAACTGCATCTAGTCAAATGTGGATATTACAGTTACCAAGTACTGCATTTTCTATATCGAAGTCTAGAAGCAGGGAAGGAAATAGAAGAACTGATCTGCACGTGACATGTATGCATCCTCTGTTAAGGAAATATTAGTTCGAGAAATCCGATTAATGGTAGTACCTCATCGTATACATATTTAAGGTAGATATATATTCCgttaattatatattggaCGATTTGgttatctatatatgtatacgtAACAGTCATATCAGAATATCCAATTAGCTGGCGCACATGCACTACACGtgctaagagcatctccatcAGATGTATAAAAATGATCTCTAAAGctgaattttgaaaattaagtTAGAAAACATATCTCTAATAGGTTCCtaagtatattattaatatttacacatgtcTAAAATCATTTCTCTCGTATTCTAAATTTGGAACAAAAATATGTGTGAGCATCTCCAAAGAATGCTATTACTTTACTCTCTAAAACCTAGTTTTTGGGGTCATTCAAAAATATTGGGCATAATTACACCCTCCTCAAAAAAAGCCAACAACTGAATAATATGTATTTGAAACACATATTTCTTCCCTAAATTTAGCATATGagatagttgattttaggaatCTGTAAATATTAGGAAATAAGATTTGGTAACCTGTCagagatatattttgtagcataattttcaaaattcaattttacTAGACACCTCTTGGAGATGCACTAACTTCGTTTTTACtcaaatcatttaaaatagtaaTCGCATAGTCGTTTAGAGTCAATTGCATGAGATGCGCCCAAATCTATCAATGGAGATGATCCTTATCTCgcatataaaagaaaaaaattgcttgTAAATCCTTGTTAATTTGAATAAGGAacgtattttaattttatgaaaGTTGATCTTTAACTTCAAGTATTGTGTAAAAACAATCAATTTTAGCGAGaatttaaaactatatattggCCTTACGAGTCATCTTGTACTACATGCACGGTTCagtgttttttatatgaaggatgaaagattatttaattttctatagctatttaatgctgtaaacgatgaaattaaattaactagtataaaattaaaaatctacttaaaaatatgagataataaaactatatataaaaatatatataatagattgttTAGTTGTTTAGGAAGGAATGAAGTGTACGTATAAAAACCGATAAATGTTATAGGGATAAGCTGGCAGAATATAAATGTGCTCATGTGGCATGCAAGTGCATGTACCTTGGGGAAGGGAAGGGTAGTGCGATCGATCTGATGAATGGCACGCGGACTAAcgtattactatattttactGTACTCAATATATACCCTGTAAATATAGAAGAGAATTCCTCAGATCTTGAGTCAAATGCTCAACAAAAGATCGATGCACGTGCATCTTCTTTGTCAAATAATTTAAAGAAGCTAGTTAGGTCAAGTTGGGTTACCGCTAGCTTCCATGTGTAACACGACGGACACTCCAAAACAACAGAAATATACACACCCAGCAATCGACTGAGAAACGGTTTAATTAGCTAGACTGTAAATAAGCATATTTAATTGATGGATGAAGTACGAGTAGTCTATAAAATGTattgtttcattttctttacTCTTAAGCAATATACAACAGACAAACTATATTGGAAATGGTATACATAAGCTTtccatttcatctctctttatTAACTCATTGCCATATTATTAAATGTTGTGACATCAAGTCACAAacaagaaagtaaataaactTCCCTCATATATCCACTATGAATGTAAATTCAAGTGCAGGAATGTTCAAATACTCCAATGATATAACCAATGATGTATTTCTTAGATAATCTTCCCCTTTATACTGAGGGTGACGGGTTTTTATAGTCGCTCAATCGTCTTAAGAAGCTTCAAGAATACCTCTTAATCCACAAAAGGAGCTACGAGGGTATTTGGTAATCTAGGCTGGTAATCTAGGCAGCAATTCGAGACCACATCACAAGCtatcaataataattaattgagtgCCCATCCCTAGACATCTTGAAGAGAATATCAGACATAACTAGCAAATTTCATGTTGCATTTAGCTGAATTCTCTTCCTCTGGTACCTAAGGCCATTTGCACCTTCATCTTATTCGTCTCATCTTGTCCCTGTAAAATCACTCAACAAGCAACTTAGACTTAGTTCTCATGGCCTAACTCATACGGTGCATGTTGTCATGTTTATGTTGGGAGGTCGGATACCTTAAGCACATGGGTCATACTCGAATACTCTTAGATGAAGATTTGAGTTCACATTCCCTATATGTCTAGTAAGGGAAATCGAATACCCTAAATATGCTACTTGTGCTTTGGGCGAATAGAGCCAAGATGACCATGTATCAATATTAAAGATGCTAACATATTAacctatttaataataatgaaACTCACAACTGAGTTGGATCACTGGAATTGACTTATTACTCCTAGTTAGCCAAATTCTTAAAACATTGATTTGTACAAGCTACTGTGACTAGTAGCTGTTATTGTACAAGCTACTCTACCACTCTAAAAATAGagcatattttgtttctttagaGTATGCTTCTTTAGAATAAGAATGACCGGCAATTACTCTATtagaacatattttttatgacagaAAATTGATGGTATTGggttcttatttgaaaatgttttcttatgattatatttttgtgtcacttaagttatatattaatagtccaattatttattaaagtcttgacataacaaaataaaatatgtcttatattttgCAACTGGATAATGCATTTATATGTTGCATTTATAAAGTACGTCATCATTGTCAAATATACTATATACATACAGTACGATTGTTGCATCAGAGTAAATATGAGACCTGtaatttaacaaataatttttcctAGGTTTTATGTGTTGGTCAACTTGTTTACCTAGCTTATTTCACTAATATACTATATGAGTAAACGCACTTGCAATCCAGGTCTTTACTGATATCATCACCTCAAGGACATGTTCCATGTAAAGGGTGTTTAGTTGAGTGAGCCTAGCTATATATTGGCACTCAATCAAAGCTAACAAGAGTACCCAGGGATCATTTCCATCAATCGATTTGAGAAAGATGGGGCGGCTCTTGTTCATTCCTCTGTTGGCATGCTTCTTCTCCACGTTATTGCTCGGACAGGTTCACTTAATTGTTAActcctttctttccttttgtttatcaatttaaattttaattgttaactACTTAAATGTAAATGTATTGAGACAGAAATTAAAAGGGGATACAATAGTACCACATAATACCAAATCTATTGTACATTTCTGAAATACAGTACCTCaaacatatatgtaattatcctatctagctatatatatatatatagtttaattgAGATAAACGTTGATCGATTTtaacaccatgcatgcattgtaCCGGCACTGTACTGATAATAAACAATTTTAAGGTGATCCAGGTGAGGAGTGCAACCCTGATGAAAGTGAGCACCACACCGATCTTCCCCACAATCCCCAGGGATCGCAGCAACGACGACTTCCAGGTGCTACTGCGCGTCGAGGCGCCACCGGCTGCCGACGGCCATATCCCCATCGACGTCGTCGCGGTGCTTGATGTCAGCGGTAGCATGAATTTTCCGGCAGCGCCGGCGAAGAAGAATCAGGCGTCCAGACTGGATGTGCTCAAGACGGCAATGAAGTTTGTCATCAGGAAGCTTCATAGCGAAGACCGCCTCTCCATCGTGGCATTTAATGATAAACCTGTCAAAGAATATAGCACTGATGGTTTCTTGGAGATTTCCGGTCAAGGCCGGAGCACTGCCGGAAATAAAGTTGACAAGCTTCAGGCCGGCGGTGGCACTGATATTTTGTCAGGTTTGGTGGAGGCCAACAAGGTACGTACTTTTCATACATTTAATTTGTGCAACGTACCATCTATACATCATATCTATGTATTTATGCTAATGggctatattttaatataatgttttattcCCATTCTTCTTCCTTAGGTActtcgagataccggtacctcgaggtaccaaatcgtttcccaccattggatctagctgagtagaatgtgcactgttagatccaacgatcaaaaacaatttggtacctcgtggtaccaaagGAATGATGAGAGTAAAGCtcttgaatatatatatttcatgtaAAGACATGCTgtttgaacatatatatttcatgtaAAAACTTCTCTAATTTTGAAATTCGATACATTTGTAACTAGAGCTTTACTCTCATCCTTCTTTTGGTAACTCgaggtactaaattatttatcatcattgaatctagctgagtaggatgtgcaccgttagatccaacgatcaaaaacaatttagtatctcgagatactggtacctcgcggtaccaaagaaaggatgggagtaaaactcttGTAACTATCGTGGTTGGGAGGCATCGAAACCATACGTATAGAATCTGATAAGAGTATATCGCAGATACTGGATGCGCGGGCAAACAAAAGCCGAATAGGGTTCATCGTCCTCCTCACGGACGGCAACAGCTCGACGCCCATCCATGGCGCCGTCAGCAACTACCCCGTGCACACCTTCGGCCTGTGCACGGAGCACGAACCGGAGCCGCTGTTCAAGATCGCAAAACAATCAGGCGGCACCTACTCCTTCGTTGACGATGACAACCTGGACAAGATCACCTCCGCCCTCGCGCTGTGCGCCGGCGGGCTCAACTCCGTCGTTGCCGTCGGCACGCACCTCGTCCTCAAGGCGTCCAACGGTGTGAAGATAGTCAAGATCATCTCCGGGGGTTACGCGAACTCCTTCCAAGAGACCACAGGCAAGATCACCATCGGCGCCCTCTACGCCGGCGAGGTGAAGAACTTCATCGTCCATCTACGCGTGCCTGTCGATGCTGAGTCTGCGGCTGGGGCTGGGAATGGTCTCTGCTGCAACCAGCGAGAGCTGCTCGTCGCCAGCCTAGAAAGCCAGTCCATCGAGGTAGCTAGCGATGTGTTGATCGTGGaaaggccggcggcggccaccgccgtgCTGCCCAAGCTCCCGTCCTCCATTGTCGTCAACCATATCTTCCGGTTCAAAGTGGTGAAGATGGTCGAGACCTTCATCGAAAAGGAAATCCTAAGTTTCACGTCGCCGGTCGGAGACCTGCGAGCGAAGCTGCTGGTAAAGTGGGAGGAGCTCGTGCAGGTCCACCAGTTCTGGGTTGGCCTCGAGCTGGAAGGCGTCCATGGCGAGATCCACGCGGTGGCGAACACCCTGCAGACGACGACGCAGGGCCTCACCGGAGGCGCCGTCCGGCCGTCGTCGGTGGCCGCGTATATATTCTCATGGCTGTCGAGCTACCAGATGCagcggccgacggcgatggGGTCGGCAGGCAAGGTGGTGGACACGTTCGTGACGCTGCAGATGCATCTGACGCTGCAGGCGTCTGTCACGTTCCTGAGCGGTGACACCGGTTCatccccgtcgccggcggccgacaTCAAGTGCGAGTACAGCTGCGTGGAGAAGATGCCGCCGGCGAAGCACCTGTTTGTGGCGTCGGGACACGGTGACAACAGCTTCCATTTCAACCCCGACTTCCAGGGCATCGTTTCGCTCGACGACATCAACGAATTTATGAGCAAAATCTACCAGGTTATATATCCTCCGACCCCTCCAGTAATTATTAATatcagttataaatatatatatatatatacatatattacatatacatatttttaatgcatgCCATATATTAGTAATATAGACGATTTACCATCCTCGAGAAATTAAATATCTCTGCtaccaaaaattatatttaaatttagatgccTTAATACAGAGTTTCTggaaataccaaattttacgttacaaaaatttatatatatatgcgccaGCTAGTATAGTAACATGCTGCGATTTAATATCCTTAGAACACACCTCTTGGTAAGATTtacaattaaatttagat is part of the Oryza brachyantha chromosome 11, ObraRS2, whole genome shotgun sequence genome and encodes:
- the LOC102722540 gene encoding uncharacterized protein LOC102722540 → MGRLLFIPLLACFFSTLLLGQVRSATLMKVSTTPIFPTIPRDRSNDDFQVLLRVEAPPAADGHIPIDVVAVLDVSGSMNFPAAPAKKNQASRLDVLKTAMKFVIRKLHSEDRLSIVAFNDKPVKEYSTDGFLEISGQGRSTAGNKVDKLQAGGGTDILSGLVEANKILDARANKSRIGFIVLLTDGNSSTPIHGAVSNYPVHTFGLCTEHEPEPLFKIAKQSGGTYSFVDDDNLDKITSALALCAGGLNSVVAVGTHLVLKASNGVKIVKIISGGYANSFQETTGKITIGALYAGEVKNFIVHLRVPVDAESAAGAGNGLCCNQRELLVASLESQSIEVASDVLIVERPAAATAVLPKLPSSIVVNHIFRFKVVKMVETFIEKEILSFTSPVGDLRAKLLVKWEELVQVHQFWVGLELEGVHGEIHAVANTLQTTTQGLTGGAVRPSSVAAYIFSWLSSYQMQRPTAMGSAGKVVDTFVTLQMHLTLQASVTFLSGDTGSSPSPAADIKCEYSCVEKMPPAKHLFVASGHGDNSFHFNPDFQGIVSLDDINEFMSKIYQGMVIANNLKQCNSSRAVA